A stretch of the Gracilinanus agilis isolate LMUSP501 chromosome 4, AgileGrace, whole genome shotgun sequence genome encodes the following:
- the BEND5 gene encoding BEN domain-containing protein 5 — protein sequence MDGLDDAVVPRALYEELLRSYQQQQEEMRHIQQELERTRRQLVQQAKKLKECGSLVSEMKELRDLNRRLQDVLLLRLGSGPALELEKVKAEALEPEPELRKTFSEEANTSSYYPVPVPVMDKYILENGKVHLGSGIWVDEEKWHQLQVTQGDSKYTKNLAVMIWGTDVLKNRSVTGVATKKKKDAIPKPPLSPHKLSIVRECLYDRIAQETVDETEIAQRLSKVNKYICEKIMDINKSCKNEERREAKYNLQ from the exons ATGGACGGGCTGGACGACGCCGTGGTGCCCCGGGCCTTGTACGAGGAGCTGCTCCGGAGCTaccagcagcagcaggaggagatGCGGCACATCCAGCAGGAGCTGGAGCGGACGCGGAGGCAGCTGGTGCAGCAGGCCAAGAAGCTCAAAGAGTGCGGCTCGCTCGTGTCCGAGATGAAGGAGCTGCGCGACCTCAACCGCCGGCTCCAGGACGTGCTGCTGCTGCGGCTGGGCAGCG GTCCTGCCCTTGAGCTGGAAAAAGTAAAGGCAGAGGCCCTTGAACCCGAGCCGGAATTGCGGAAGACATTCAGTGAGGAGGCAAATACGTCGTCTTATTATCCTGTTCCCGTTCCCGTTATGGACAAGTATATTCTAGAGAATGGCAAG GTCCACCTTGGAAGTGGGATCTGGGTTGATGAGGAAAAATGGCACCAACTGCAAGTCACTCAAGGAGACTCCAAGTACACCAAGAACCTGGCCGTCATGATCTGGGGGACTGACGTGCTGAAGAACCGCAGCGTCACCGGAGTTGCCACCAAGAAGAAGAAGGATGCCATCCCCAAGCCGCCCCTGTCCCCTCACAAACTCAGCATCGTCAGAG AGTGTCTCTACGACCGGATAGCACAAGAGACAGTGGACGAGACAGAGATTGCACAGAGACTGTCCAAGGTCAACAAGTACATCTGCGAGAAGATCATGGACATCAACAAGTCCTGTAAGAATGAGGAGCGGAGAGAGGCCAAGTACAACCTGCAATAA